In Gracilimonas sp., a single window of DNA contains:
- a CDS encoding cation-transporting P-type ATPase yields the protein MTQSSDPHEPIDRDDKVWALSTDQLLKRFNVKVQHGLSETEVRQKKKQFGSNQLKKQKVRSWWSILFAQFKSIIIALLIAASGVAFLFGEWIEGWAIVIVILINTLIGFGTEMKAVRSMEALYKLGTVKTRVRRDGKISLVNAADLVPGDIIIIEGGDIITADLRVLNSSKLQADESALTGESLPVSKSADPVDTKTALAERSSMLYKGTAVTRGTGEALVVNTGLNTELGKITSLVEITEDEKTPLEKRLNDLGYKLIIATAGIIFVIVVLGILTGRSLFLMVEMGIALAVAAIPEGLPIVATISLARGLKLMAEKNALVNRLSSVETLGATEVICTDKTGTLTENELTVEGFQFYERSITIKTSNGRGFYEGEVSVDPKKDQELMKALEIGVICNNASLYDKTEGGSGDPLEIALLATGRIAGLEFEDLIKQYPEKKETAFDPQTKMMATWNELDQGGYRVHVKGAPGEVLKSSTSYLHNSEIKTLTEKVKQYFIKLNQELAANGFRMLALAERFSTDLEEESYQELCFVGLITFLDPPRKDVRTAIEQCRDAGIRVVMMTGDQVETARYIAGEVGLGDPQDQHIIHSLELENQPEEEQLKAHIFARINPKQKLDLIELYQKNGYIVGMTGDGVNDAPALKKADIGIAMGERGTQVAREAADIVLTDDRFSTIVVAIREGRVIFINIQKFVMYLISCNVSEIMVVGIASIIGMSLPILPLQILFLNLVTDVFPALALGLGKGSEDIMERKPRSSTEGILNRSNWSFIFWYGVLITGSVFGAFLWGIHIIGQDPSQAVTMSFLTLAFAQLWHVFNMREQQSQIFKNEITKNIWVWLALILCTLLIIAIIYIPELALVLKLFPISISEWKVVIVMSLIPFVAGQAYYILKSYYGKLLDK from the coding sequence ATGACACAATCCTCTGACCCTCATGAACCTATTGATAGAGACGATAAAGTCTGGGCTTTATCAACGGATCAATTACTTAAAAGATTTAATGTAAAGGTACAGCATGGATTGTCTGAAACAGAAGTACGGCAAAAGAAAAAGCAATTTGGGTCCAATCAGTTAAAAAAACAAAAAGTCAGAAGTTGGTGGTCAATATTATTTGCTCAGTTTAAGAGTATCATTATTGCATTATTGATCGCTGCTTCTGGTGTAGCTTTTCTTTTTGGGGAATGGATTGAGGGTTGGGCCATTGTGATCGTGATCCTGATCAATACTTTGATTGGGTTTGGTACTGAAATGAAGGCTGTTCGTTCTATGGAGGCTTTGTATAAACTAGGAACGGTAAAAACCAGGGTCAGGAGGGACGGGAAGATATCACTGGTAAATGCAGCAGATCTGGTGCCCGGAGATATCATAATTATTGAAGGCGGGGACATTATCACGGCTGATCTGCGTGTGCTCAACAGCTCCAAACTTCAAGCTGATGAATCGGCACTGACCGGTGAGAGTTTACCGGTGAGTAAATCAGCCGATCCTGTCGATACAAAGACCGCACTCGCAGAACGCAGCAGTATGTTGTATAAGGGAACAGCTGTTACGCGGGGTACCGGGGAAGCATTGGTTGTAAATACAGGGCTAAATACCGAGTTGGGAAAGATAACTTCCTTAGTAGAAATAACTGAGGACGAAAAAACACCGCTTGAAAAACGTCTGAATGATCTTGGATATAAACTCATCATTGCCACTGCAGGAATTATCTTTGTTATCGTAGTATTGGGGATATTAACCGGCCGGTCACTTTTTCTTATGGTTGAAATGGGTATAGCACTGGCCGTTGCAGCAATTCCGGAGGGTTTACCTATTGTAGCAACCATATCACTTGCGAGGGGGCTTAAGTTAATGGCAGAAAAGAATGCTTTGGTTAATCGACTTTCCTCCGTTGAAACCTTGGGAGCAACCGAAGTTATTTGTACTGATAAAACAGGAACACTTACTGAGAATGAGTTGACCGTTGAAGGGTTCCAGTTTTATGAACGCTCCATAACAATTAAAACCTCAAATGGCCGTGGATTTTATGAAGGGGAAGTAAGCGTAGATCCAAAAAAAGATCAGGAACTAATGAAAGCGCTGGAAATTGGAGTCATTTGTAATAATGCATCTCTATATGATAAAACAGAAGGAGGCTCAGGAGATCCGCTCGAAATTGCACTTCTTGCTACCGGTAGAATTGCAGGATTGGAGTTTGAAGATCTCATAAAACAATATCCTGAAAAGAAAGAAACTGCATTCGATCCCCAAACAAAAATGATGGCAACCTGGAATGAATTGGATCAAGGAGGTTACCGGGTACATGTTAAGGGAGCTCCGGGAGAAGTGCTCAAGTCGTCTACGAGCTATTTGCACAACTCAGAGATAAAAACTCTAACTGAAAAGGTAAAGCAGTATTTTATCAAACTAAATCAGGAATTGGCTGCAAACGGTTTCAGAATGTTAGCTTTGGCTGAAAGGTTCTCAACCGATTTGGAAGAAGAATCTTATCAAGAGCTCTGTTTTGTAGGACTTATCACTTTCCTTGATCCCCCAAGAAAAGATGTGAGAACAGCCATTGAGCAATGCAGGGATGCGGGGATAAGGGTTGTAATGATGACTGGCGATCAGGTAGAGACAGCCAGATACATTGCCGGTGAGGTGGGGCTCGGAGATCCTCAGGATCAGCATATCATTCACAGCCTGGAACTTGAGAATCAACCGGAAGAAGAACAGCTAAAGGCACATATATTTGCCCGTATCAATCCCAAACAAAAACTGGACCTGATCGAACTTTATCAGAAAAACGGATACATAGTTGGAATGACGGGGGATGGAGTAAATGATGCACCGGCTCTTAAAAAAGCGGATATAGGTATAGCCATGGGGGAAAGGGGTACACAAGTGGCGCGGGAAGCCGCTGATATTGTATTGACTGATGACCGGTTTTCTACCATTGTTGTAGCGATAAGAGAAGGCAGGGTCATATTCATTAACATTCAAAAGTTTGTCATGTATCTGATCTCCTGTAATGTAAGTGAGATCATGGTGGTCGGTATAGCATCAATTATTGGGATGTCATTACCCATTCTTCCGCTTCAGATTCTGTTTTTGAATTTGGTTACCGATGTATTTCCGGCGCTCGCCCTTGGACTAGGTAAAGGAAGTGAGGATATCATGGAAAGAAAACCACGTTCAAGCACAGAAGGTATACTGAACAGATCAAATTGGTCATTTATTTTTTGGTATGGAGTACTGATTACAGGATCGGTTTTCGGTGCATTTTTATGGGGGATACACATTATCGGGCAAGATCCATCTCAAGCAGTAACGATGAGTTTTCTCACCCTTGCCTTTGCACAACTTTGGCATGTGTTCAATATGAGAGAGCAACAAAGCCAAATTTTCAAGAATGAGATTACCAAAAATATATGGGTCTGGTTGGCTTTGATCCTATGTACCTTGTTGATCATCGCTATTATTTATATACCGGAATTAGCATTGGTATTAAAACTGTTTCCTATCTCGATCTCAGAGTGGAAGGTAGTGATCGTAATGAGTTTGATTCCTTTTGTTGCGGGGCAGGCTTATTATATACTCAAAAGTTATTATGGAAAATTATTAGATAAATAA